The following are encoded together in the Zingiber officinale cultivar Zhangliang chromosome 8A, Zo_v1.1, whole genome shotgun sequence genome:
- the LOC122011503 gene encoding protein FMP32, mitochondrial-like isoform X1: MSSVSLASLVYRRGGANLGFRCLSLIRPIDFHLSDSSPLLRHFSSQIGKTHVNKVYLADTLALVRKLEAQGLPTKQAEAIALTLTETLNDSLENVTHSFVLKSEMDEIERIQDFNISKFKSEMKSTQEHHFSLLQQETRKLQRDIEKVTAGHRLDLNLERGRILDELAKQVAETTELTNKLDREIHELRTQLETAKYGDTKFWIAILVSVSTWGLAVRSIWKNL, translated from the exons ATGTCAAGCGTATCCCTCGCATCCCTCGTTTATAGGAGAGGCGGTGCTAATCTAGGATTTCGATGTTTGTCGTTGATACGGCCCATTGATTTCCATTTGTCCGATTCTTCTCCACTATTACGACATTTCTCTTCGCAGATTGGGAAGACTCATGTAAATAAAGTTTATCTTGCCGACACGTTAGCTTTG GTTAGAAAATTGGAAGCACAAGGATTGCCGACCAAACAAGCAGAGGCTATCGCATTAACTCTCACAGAAACTTTAAATGATAGTTTGGAGAATGTGACACACTCATTTGTGTTAAAATCTGAAATGGATGAG ATTGAGAGGATTCAAGATTTTAATATATCAAAATTCAAGTCTGAAATGAAGAGCACACAG GAGCATCATTTTTCGTTGTTACAACAAGAGACTAGAAAACTTCAAAGGGATATTGAGAAAGTCACTGCTGGACATCGTTTGGATTTAAATCTTGAAAGAGG GCGCATACTTGATGAACTAGCTAAGCAGGTTGCAGAAACTACTGAACTCACTAATAAACTTGACCGG GAAATTCACGAATTGAGAACACAATTAGAGACTGCAAAGTACGGTGATACAAAATTTTGGATTGCTATTCTCGTTTCAGTATCAACATGGGGTCTTGCTGTTAGGAGcatttggaaaaatctatga
- the LOC122011503 gene encoding protein FMP32, mitochondrial-like isoform X2, producing MSSVSLASLVYRRGGANLGFRCLSLIRPIDFHLSDSSPLLRHFSSQIGKTHVRKLEAQGLPTKQAEAIALTLTETLNDSLENVTHSFVLKSEMDEIERIQDFNISKFKSEMKSTQEHHFSLLQQETRKLQRDIEKVTAGHRLDLNLERGRILDELAKQVAETTELTNKLDREIHELRTQLETAKYGDTKFWIAILVSVSTWGLAVRSIWKNL from the exons ATGTCAAGCGTATCCCTCGCATCCCTCGTTTATAGGAGAGGCGGTGCTAATCTAGGATTTCGATGTTTGTCGTTGATACGGCCCATTGATTTCCATTTGTCCGATTCTTCTCCACTATTACGACATTTCTCTTCGCAGATTGGGAAGACTCAT GTTAGAAAATTGGAAGCACAAGGATTGCCGACCAAACAAGCAGAGGCTATCGCATTAACTCTCACAGAAACTTTAAATGATAGTTTGGAGAATGTGACACACTCATTTGTGTTAAAATCTGAAATGGATGAG ATTGAGAGGATTCAAGATTTTAATATATCAAAATTCAAGTCTGAAATGAAGAGCACACAG GAGCATCATTTTTCGTTGTTACAACAAGAGACTAGAAAACTTCAAAGGGATATTGAGAAAGTCACTGCTGGACATCGTTTGGATTTAAATCTTGAAAGAGG GCGCATACTTGATGAACTAGCTAAGCAGGTTGCAGAAACTACTGAACTCACTAATAAACTTGACCGG GAAATTCACGAATTGAGAACACAATTAGAGACTGCAAAGTACGGTGATACAAAATTTTGGATTGCTATTCTCGTTTCAGTATCAACATGGGGTCTTGCTGTTAGGAGcatttggaaaaatctatga